A window of the Artemia franciscana chromosome 3, ASM3288406v1, whole genome shotgun sequence genome harbors these coding sequences:
- the LOC136025569 gene encoding uncharacterized protein LOC136025569, whose protein sequence is MTLQISIISHNINGTKNKDAYIDDLYENFDVICLQKTLLTASSRNFLHRSSVHSVFTSDAVTTRGRPSGGLACIFKKSIDLLNPSLFYSDKHILAVRVNSTVLANVYLPYKSNTVESINKFAITCKSLKSVMNRVKENKLDFIVLGDFNTDLDGQSYRSREILECMSPYVILKKDLSYSYIHQSGSVSNIDNIISSSQLKCSIIHVDIESDDIDHLSLSFTNKLKRNLCNGAPIGNSKWFKCSNWKRADIALYILSLSTLLNCFRVPYHLLQLQVKGSKRYLDIYYDDIIRCMKEAEKIAIPQERIRIKTRKSIWAADPELKNFKNKAKLWLRIWVDCGRPITESVADIKQKTKNDYKKYLKSIRYKGMEFPASKKDWSKLINSEKLDKSDLYNSDSISSSTRYVYYSGISSKINCFVQSHYSRLLSKILPPSLHQGHIVLVSITAVENAITQLKSLSIDIDDISVNNINPKCAVLLFHLQLLFQMCLTSSLVPDSFLCGNVTSILKRVKLPSHCSSYRPITTTCNLSKILEYILIPHLNENINFGSNQFGFQAGIGCQHAHRVLSSALKNSMAEGSPLYMCTLDLSKAFDNVVHSQAFFPFFIMV, encoded by the coding sequence ATGACTTTACAAATTTCAATCATATCGCACAATATCAAtggcacaaaaaataaagatgcttATATTGACGATCTGTACGAGAACTTCGACGTTATCTGCCTGCAAAAAACTTTGTTAACTGCCTCTAGCAGAAATTTCCTTCATCGAAGCTCTGTTCATTCGGTTTTTACTTCTGATGCTGTTACCACGCGTGGCCGCCCTTCTGGAGGCCTGgcctgtatttttaaaaaaagtattgatcTTTTGAACCCATCCCTTTTTTATTCGGATAAGCACATTCTTGCTGTTAGAGTAAATAGTACTGTGTTGGCTAATGTTTATCTTCCATATAAAAGTAATACAGTggagtcaataaataaatttgctaTTACATGCAAGTCTTTAAAGTCCGTGATGAATCGTgtcaaggaaaataaacttgattttatagTTCTTGGTGACTTTAACACGGATTTGGATGGACAAAGTTATCGATCCCGAGAAATATTGGAGTGCATGTCCCCTTACGTGATTCTGAAGAAAGATTTGTCATACTCCTATATCCATCAATCTGGTAGTGTTTCTAATATTGATAATATAATCAGTTCGTCACAGCTAAAATGCTCGATTATTCATGTTGATATTGAGTCTGATGACATTGACCATCTATCGCTTTCATTTACTAATAAACTGAAACGTAACCTTTGCAATGGTGCCCCTATTGGGAATTCTAAATGGTTCAAATGTAGTAATTGGAAAAGGGCCGATAttgctttatatatattgtctttaTCTACACTTCTTAATTGTTTTCGTGTGCCTTATCATCTACTCCAATTGCAAGTAAAGGGTAGTAAGCGTTATCTTGATATATATTATGATGATATAATTAGATGtatgaaagaagctgaaaaaattgcgATTCCCCAGGAACGTATTCGTATAAAAACGCGGAAATCTATTTGGGCTGCCGATCctgaattaaagaattttaaaaataaggcaaaactttGGCTTCGAATTTGGGTTGATTGTGGTAGACCTATAACGGAGTCTGTTGCGGATATAaagcagaaaacaaagaatgattATAAAAAGTACCTTAAATCTATTCGTTATAAGGGTATGGAATTTCCAGCCTCTAAAAAGGATTGGTCTAAATTGATCAATTCTGAGAAGCTGGATAAAAGTGATCTTTATAATAGTGATTCGATTTCTAGTTCAACTAGGTATGTTTACTATTCGggaatttcttccaaaattaattGTTTTGTGCAGTCACATTATTCTCGGTTGCTTTCTAAAATTCTACCGCCTTCGCTTCATCAGGGCCATATTGTTCTAGTATCAATAACTGCCGTTGAAAATGCAATTACGCAACTGAAATCTTTATCTATTGATATTGATGATATtagtgtaaataatataaatccaaagtgtgctgttcttttatttcatttgcagttGTTGTTCCAAATGTGTTTAACATCTTCTCTGGTTCCGGATAGCTTTCTTTGTGGAAATGTCACCTCAATTCTAAAGCGGGTAAAACTCCCTTCTCATTGTTCATCTTATCGCCCTATAACCACTACGTGTAACttgagtaaaatccttgaatatattttaattcctcatttaaatgaaaatataaatttcggatCGAATCAATTCGGGTTTCAAGCTGGTATTGGTTGTCAACATGCACACCGTGTTCTTTCTTCCGCCCTTAAGAATAGCATGGCTGAGGGATCGCCACTTTATATGTGTACTTTGgacctttctaaagcttttgacaatgtagttcacagtcaagctttttttcccttttttataatggtgtaa